Genomic window (Fusobacterium russii ATCC 25533):
ATAATGGAGAAATAAAATTTATAAATCAAAACTATATATCATCTAAAAAAAATATTATCTTAATAATTATTTTAAATTTGACTTTTGTATTATTCAATTTATTTTATATTAGTTAGGGGTTAAAATGGAAAATTATATTTTAGAAACAAAGGATTTAGAATATATATATGGTGATGGAACACATGCCTTAAAAGGTTTAAATATAAGGATAGAAAAAGGCAAGAAAGTAGTGGTTGTAGGAGTCAATGGTTCTGGTAAATCAACTTTATTTTTAAATTTAAATGGTGTATTGAAGGCGACAAAAGGTGAAATTTTCTTTAAGGGAGAAAAATTAAAGTATGATAGAAATTCTCTTATGAAAATAAGAGAAAAAGTTGGAATAGTTTTTCAAAATCCTGAAACAATGCTATTTTCATCAAATGTATATCAGGAAGTTTCTTTTGGAGTTGTCAATTTAGGTTTAGAGGAGAAAATTGTAAGAGAAAGAGTAGAAAAAGCTTTACAAGATGTGCATATGGAAGATTATGCTGAAAAATCCATACATTTTTTGAGTTATGGACAAAAAAAGAGAGTTTCAATAGCTGATATAATAGCTATGAAACCAGAACTAATAATTTTTGATGAACCCACTTCTAGTTTAGATCCAAAACATTCTAAACAGGTCATTGAAATATTTAATAAGTTGGCACAGGATGAAGTAACTGTAATAATATCAACACATGATATAAACTTTGCATATTCCTGGGCTGACTATGTTATAGTAATGAAAGATGGATTTGTAAGAAAGGAAGGAAAGCCAGAAGAAGTTTTTTCTGATGAGGGACTTATGGATGAATGTTATCTTGAAAAGCCATATATTTTAGAGGTTTTTGAAGCCTTAAAGAATAAAAAAATAATTTCCGATGAATGTTTTTATCCCCGAACAAAAGAAGACTTATTTAATATGATAAAAGAATAAAAATCTATTTTATGGAACTTATAGAAAATATTTTTCTAATAATAGAAAAGAATATCAAAAAAAAATAGAACTCTTAAATTTATTTTCTGAGTTCTTTTTTTATTATCTTTTATGTTATAAAATTAAGTTAAAAGAGTTTAGGAGGTGCTTTATGCTTGCAAATTCAGTAATTGATTTAATTGGAAATACCCCAATAGTTAAGGTAAATAATCTTGAAACTTATGGGAATGAGATTTATATAAAATTAGAAGGTGCAAATCCGGGAAGAAGTACAAAGGATAGAATAGCCTTAAAGATGATAGAGGACGCTGAAAAAAAAGGTCTTATTAATAAAGATACTGTTATTATAGAGGCAACGAGTGGAAATACTGGAATAGGGCTAGCCATGATTTGTGCCGTAAAAAAGTATAAGTTAAAGATAGTAATGCCTGATACTATGAGTGTAGAAAGAATACAACTTATGAGAGCATACGGAACTGAGGTTATTTTGACTGATGGGAAGTTAGGAATGAAGGCCTGTTTAGAAAAAATTGAAGAGATAAAAGCTAAGGAGCCGAACTGTTTTATACCCAATCAATTTTCTAATTTGAATAATCCTAAAGCACATTATGAAACAACTGCAGAAGAAATTTTAAAGGATATGGACAATAAATTGGATGTATTTATATGTGGAACAGGTACAGGAGGTAGTTTTTCGGGGACAGCTAAAAGATTAAAAGAGGTTTTACCAAATATAAAAACTTTTCCAGTTGAGCCGTCTTCATCACCTTTACTTTCAAAAGGCTATATAGGTCCACATAAGATACAAGGAATGGGAATGAGTGCAGGAAAAATTCCGGAAGTTTATGATGGAAGTCTTGCAGATGATATATTAACTTGTGACTGTGATGTTGCATATAGGGCTATGAGAGATTTAAGTTTTAATGAAGGAATTTTAGCAGGTATTTCAACAGGTGCAGTTTTTGCAGTAGCCCAAGAATATGCTAAAAGGAATGCTAATAAAAATCTTAGAATTTTAATTTTAGCGACTGATTCAGGTGAAAAATATTTATCTAATATATGTGAAAAATAAAAACTGAAGCTGTGGAATTTTAAAGTTCTGCATACCTAATCTTGTTTTCAAGATTAAGTATGCAGTTTTTTGTTAAATTATTAGAAAATATTTTTATAAGTTCTTGAGTTATTAAGACTGTTGAACAAAAGTAAAAAAATTTAGAAAAGTTCATTTTTAAATTTTTAATATTTAGAAAACATAAATTAAAGTGTTAAATAATCAAGTAAATCTTTTTTTACTTCCTGTTTGAGTTTAAAAATATATTCTACCATAGTTTTATTTTGTCTATCTTTTATTTCTTTAAAGTCAAGCACCTTATCAACTTCTCCCAAGTAATAAAAGTTTTCCCCATTGGTTTTTTTTACAAAGACCAGAATATTATAGAAGCCCTTAGCTATTTTACCTTCTATAGTTTCCATACCATTTTTTTCAAGGTATCTACTGCTTTTTGAAAACCAATTAAAAGTCTGACTATCATAAAAAGTATTTGTATAGATATTTCGAGCATTCGAGTTGACCATAGTTATAAAAATCATAAGTTTTCTTTCCTTTGTAAACGGAGTGTAACCACTGACTTGATAGCCATTATTAAAGTCTAAATTTCCATACCAAAAGGCTTCTTGCTTACTGTATTCACTATAAAGTTTTAATGTCGATTTACCATCTTGTTTAAAGTATCTTTGACAATATTTCAAATTATATTCTATTAAATCATCTATAAGAGTTTTAAAATAATTATTTTTTTCATAGCTTTCTTTAAAACTATCATTTAGAAAATAT
Coding sequences:
- a CDS encoding energy-coupling factor ABC transporter ATP-binding protein, giving the protein MENYILETKDLEYIYGDGTHALKGLNIRIEKGKKVVVVGVNGSGKSTLFLNLNGVLKATKGEIFFKGEKLKYDRNSLMKIREKVGIVFQNPETMLFSSNVYQEVSFGVVNLGLEEKIVRERVEKALQDVHMEDYAEKSIHFLSYGQKKRVSIADIIAMKPELIIFDEPTSSLDPKHSKQVIEIFNKLAQDEVTVIISTHDINFAYSWADYVIVMKDGFVRKEGKPEEVFSDEGLMDECYLEKPYILEVFEALKNKKIISDECFYPRTKEDLFNMIKE
- the cysK gene encoding cysteine synthase A — protein: MLANSVIDLIGNTPIVKVNNLETYGNEIYIKLEGANPGRSTKDRIALKMIEDAEKKGLINKDTVIIEATSGNTGIGLAMICAVKKYKLKIVMPDTMSVERIQLMRAYGTEVILTDGKLGMKACLEKIEEIKAKEPNCFIPNQFSNLNNPKAHYETTAEEILKDMDNKLDVFICGTGTGGSFSGTAKRLKEVLPNIKTFPVEPSSSPLLSKGYIGPHKIQGMGMSAGKIPEVYDGSLADDILTCDCDVAYRAMRDLSFNEGILAGISTGAVFAVAQEYAKRNANKNLRILILATDSGEKYLSNICEK